One window of the Dreissena polymorpha isolate Duluth1 chromosome 5, UMN_Dpol_1.0, whole genome shotgun sequence genome contains the following:
- the LOC127831351 gene encoding proteoglycan 4-like produces the protein MESLKRREFLVKDAIESVGRWSTFPDSSLVLEEVASLLGIRSSYIHTIRKKENIIFKAFCMANDDDARSLRSPSPISIHPEEITDTTSSSSTITKPLTTRLSTPVQEPARAATPATPLFDEFPAPAPLSPLPSGTSTLQDLPLATPNYAPPSPLKDDLQTPVPASPLQSNTLQDLPPATPNYAPPSPLQDDLQIPVPASPLQSNTLQDLPPATPTPLDQDELYTIATPTPAANMYKPTPSAKLLRFKARSMLVDGNMPLYPSAKRDWATVEEESILVLPNLLWPPKNWRRLTPDQRLLAVEFASMSLTQTENNSSLLLPERSFLIHNFHFLVLPGSAGFPLDNKAKARLYTYQSLLDIANGKDQSPLANQTGLLKALLSSRSLQRS, from the coding sequence ATGGAGTCTCTTAAGAGGCGCGAATTCCTTGTTAAGGACGCCATCGAATCCGTCGGCCGGTGGTCAACTTTTCCTGACAGTTCCCTTGTGTTAGAAGAAGTTGCCTCACTCCTTGGAATAAGATCGTCGTACATACATACTATCAGAAAGAAGGAAAACATAATCTTCAAGGCTTTCTGCATGGCTAATGATGACGATGCAAGATCCCTCCGGTCACCGTCTCCAATTTCTATTCACCCTGAGGAAATCACCGACACAACATCATCTTCATCCACTATCACCAAGCCACTTACAACTCGACTTTCAACACCAGTACAAGAACCTGCAAGAGCAGCTACCCCCGCTACACCATTATTCGACGAATTTCCTGCACCCGCCCCATTATCCCCGCTTCCTTCTGGCACTTCTACTCTTCAAGATCTTCCTCTAGCAACACCAAACTACGCTCCACCTTCACCCCTTAAAGATGATCTCCAAACCCCTGTTCCTGCTTCTCCTCTTCAATCCAACACACTTCAAGATCTTCCTCCAGCAACACCAAACTACGCTCCTCCTTCACCCCTTCAAGATGATCTCCAAATACCTGTTCCTGCTTCTCCTCTTCAATCCAACACTCTTCAAGATCTTCCTCCAGCGACACCCACTCCACTAGACCAAGATGAGTTATATACAATTGCCACTCCCACTCCAGCTGCCAACATGTACAAACCTACTCCATCTGCAAAACTGCTTAGATTCAAAGCTCGATCCATGCTCGTTGATGGAAACATGCCTCTCTACCCTTCAGCCAAGCGAGACTGGGCAACAGTTGAAGAAGAGTCCATACTTGTTCTTCCCAATCTTTTGTGGCCCCCCAAGAATTGGCGAAGACTCACCCCTGATCAGCGTCTTCTGGCTGTGGAATTCGCCAGCATGTCCCTTACACAGACTGAAAACAATTCTTCGCTCCTTCTTCCAGAGCGATCGTTCTTGATACACAACTTCCACTTTCTTGTGCTCCCCGGCTCTGCAGGCTTTCCCCTGGATAATAAGGCAAAGGCCCGACTCTACACTTATCAATCTCTCCTGGACATCGCGAATGGAAAGGACCAGTCCCCGTTGGCTAATCAGACAGGTCTTCTTAAGGCTCTCCTCTCTTCAAGAAGTCTTCAACGCTCCTGA